The proteins below are encoded in one region of Populus alba chromosome 2, ASM523922v2, whole genome shotgun sequence:
- the LOC118052815 gene encoding alkylbase DNA glycosidase-like protein mag2 — translation MGEQTQIQPQLQPSHSESQPLPQIETQAYTQPLNEPTTTVITTTTTESTTIPPPITSPPAKIPSRPRKIRKLSPDAAVVTSVNDPNSTQTPIKNTTEPPRTTATKTPRTKTAQHRAIVALAPRIMARSLTCEGELENAIRHLRNADPLLASLIDIYPPPTFDTFPTPFLALARSILYQQLAFKAGTSIYTRFISLCGGEAGVLPETVLALTPQQLRQIGVSGRKASYLHDLARKYQNGILSDSAIVNMDDKSLFTMLTMVNGIGSWSVHMFMIFSLHRPDVLPINDLQVRKGLQVLYNLPELPRPSQMDHLCEKWRPYRSVASWYLWRFQEVKGSPSSAVALASSGNLTQQQQEEQQHQQEPQLIDPINSILNLGACAWGQ, via the exons ATGGGCGAACAGACCCAAATCCAACCTCAACTACAACCTTCCCACTCAGAATCCCAGCCTCTGCCACAAATCGAAACCCAGGCTTACACTCAGCCACTCAATGAGCCCACCACCACTGTAATAACCACTACTACCACGGAATCAACCACTATCCCACCACCAATCACATCTCCTCCCGCAAAAATCCCTTCCCGTCCTCGTAAAATCCGTAAACTCTCACCCGATGCTGCTGTTGTCACCTCCGTTAACGACCCTAATTCCACCCAAACCCCCATCAAAAACACAACAGAACCACCCAGAACCACTGCCACCAAAACCCCAAGAACTAAAACCGCCCAACATCGAGCAATCGTCGCTCTCGCTCCGAGGATCATGGCACGATCTCTAACATGTGAAGGTGAACTTGAAAACGCAATTCGCCATCTCCGTAACGCTGATCCACTCCTTGCTTCCTTAATTGACATTTACCCACCCCCTACCTTTGATACCTTCCCCACTCCTTTCCTTGCTCTCGCTCGTAGCATTCTTTACCAGCAACTTGCTTTTAAAGCAGGGACTTCAATTTACACGCGCTTTATTTCGCTTTGTGGCGGTGAGGCTGGAGTTTTACCGGAAACAGTTCTTGCTTTGACTCCACAACAGTTGAGGCAAATTGGGGTTTCTGGGCGTAAAGCTAGTTACCTTCATGATCTAGCTAGGAAGTATCAAAATGGGATTTTATCGGATTCTGCGATTGTAAATATGGATGATAAATCTCTTTTTACTATGCTTACTATGGTAAATGGGATTGGTTCTTGGTCAGTGCatatgtttatgattttttcgcTGCATAGACCGGATGTGTTGCCAATTAATGATCTTCAAGTAAGGAAAGGGTTGCAAGTGCTTTATAACTTGCCGGAGTTGCCACGCCCATCACAGATGGATCACCTGTGTGAAAAATGGAGGCCGTATAGGTCGGTTGCATCATGGTATCTTTGGAGATTTCAAGAGGTAAAAGGGTCACCTTCGAGTGCTGTGGCATTGGCTTCAAGTGGTAATTTGACACAACAACAGCAGGAGGAACAACAGCACCAGCAGGAGCCTCAGCTTATTGACCCGATAAACAGCATTCTCAATCTTGG GGCCTGTGCTTGGGGACAATGA
- the LOC118052633 gene encoding uncharacterized protein has protein sequence MTEFKSPQEFSSAPLSLDQDSSKEEGSVKWVSEGSSRKGSRAPNSPPGAPGSPVGSQNSPARDLPELPKSSRRRSSTGTSAESPSKEKSDKPKQSRRSSRNGTKDLLDGSKTSRNHKDPSVENEPPSDLPEIPKKTRRKKSKDASVGGSSSRSRSRSKVPASEGDGGSEMISKSSNSGEQVQTRALSPSWDGEESAFSGIS, from the exons ATGACCGAGTTTAAATCTCCACAAGAATTCTCTTCGGCTCCCTTAAGTCTCGATCAAGACTCGTCGAAGGAGGAAGGTTCTGTGAAATGGGTGTCTGAAG GTTCAAGTCGAAAAGGTTCACGGGCACCAAATTCTCCACCAGGGGCGCCTGGTTCTCCAGTAGGATCACAAAATTCCCCAGCTCGGGACTTGCCTGAATTGCCGAAATCATCTAGACGGCGTTCATCGACCGGTACATCAGCTGAATCTCCAAGCAAGGAAAAATCAGATAAACCTAAACAATCTAGGCGGTCTTCACGAAATGGCACCAAAGATTTATTGGATGGTTCTAAAACAAGTCGAAATCATAAGGATCCTAGTGTAGAGAATGAGCCACCCTCAGATTTACCTGAAATACCAAAGAAAACTCGGAGAAAGAAATCGAAAGATGCCTCTGTTGGGGGGTCTTCATCAAGATCAAGATCAAGATCTAAAGTCCCAGCTTCGGAGGGGGATGGGGGATCAGAAATGATATCCAAATCTAGTAACAGTGGCGAGCAAGTTCAAACCAGAGCTTTAAGTCCTTCATGGGATGGTGAAGAGAGTGCATTTAGTGGAATTTCTTGA